In Mercurialis annua linkage group LG5, ddMerAnnu1.2, whole genome shotgun sequence, a single genomic region encodes these proteins:
- the LOC126680666 gene encoding CCG-binding protein 1, whose amino-acid sequence MMIKSIIIQSSSPLAVVESKDFNGCTTANTSKKVCLAISCSSSSSSRSSSYIPKLQPFSRTKLERAVKSPPLIQKCENELSDYCSTLEGDDSYSCWRAYFELKDLERESPKEDVEKLILQAGGVKFLIGCLHGISSMLHKGTNTGIGFMAPSTSAKKEKETRPCPIPDGLPKSQEELDEEEEGRMPDSPFTRLLRSKGRFPAWYSPAPDHETD is encoded by the exons ATGATgataaaatcaataattattcaATCTTCGTCTCCTTTAGCTGTAGTAGAATCTAAAGATTTCAATGGCTGCACTACTGCTAACACATCCAAGAAAGTTTGCTTAGCAATCAGttgctcttcttcttcatcttcaagAAGCAGTTCTTATATTCCTAAACTTCAACCTTTTAGCCGAACTAAGCTCGAACGAGCCGTTAAATCTCCGCCTTTGATTCAGAAGTGTGAGAATGAACTCTCAG ATTACTGTTCAACCCTTGAAGGAGATGATTCTTATAGCTGCTGGAGAGCCTATTTCGAGCTTAAAGACTTGGAA AGAGAGTCACCAAAAGAAGATGTAGAGAAGCTGATTTTACAAGCGGGTGGAGTGAAGTTTTTGATAGGCTGCTTACATGGCATTTCATCAATGTTGCACAAGGGAACGAACACCGGTATCGGCTTCATGGCACCTTCCACGAGTgccaagaaagaaaaagaaactagGCCGTGCCCTATACCAGATGGACTGCCGAAATCACAAGAAGAGCTCGACGAGGAAGAGGAAGGTAGAATGCCCGATTCTCCGTTTACGAGATTACTTCGCAGCAAAGGACGGTTTCCTGCCTGGTATTCTCCTGCTCCTGACCATGAAACAGATTGA
- the LOC126680665 gene encoding pollen-specific leucine-rich repeat extensin-like protein 3 produces the protein MANLLRASGCGFFLFFAFLFSTTFFTTPSSALTDTEVFVITRRQLLTLKEFDDLPEDHEHNVDVKLTFANPRLKNAYVALQAWKKAMYSDPYNTTKNWVGSNVCAYNGVFCAPALDDPKLNVVAGIDINSADIAGYLPPELGLLTDLALFHINTNRFCGIVPESFCKLKLMHEFDISNNRFVAGFPKVILCWPDVKYVDIRFNNFEGCLPPGIFEMTLDALMLNNNRFTCNIPDTIGNSTVSIVLFANNNFTGCIPHSIGKMSNLNEVLFSDNSLSGCFPAEIGLLTNATVLDCSSNKFVGNLAASFSGLKSVEELNLANNRLTGFVGEGICSLPSLTNFTFSSNYFKGEAKSCMAPIRKDLIVDDRNNCLTDRPFQKSARACYPVLKRTVDCSKDKCAGGGHSPPSSHKPPSPSTPSVPTPSTPTVPTPSTPSTPSTPTVPTPSPPSTPTEPTPSPPSTPTEPTPSPPSTPTVPTPSPPSTPTVPTPSTPTPTPTPPTPSTPTVPTPSTPTTPTSSPSPSPSPPEEEEPTPEAPSSEPFNPSPGGKGESPAPTPSPEYNSPEPSPSPEYNPPESSPSPSPEYNSPEESPSPSSEPSSPLPSPTPSYTPTYPPPTPEQSPPPPTQSPPPPTPSPPPPVQSPPPPVYSPPPPVNSPPPPVYSPPPPVYSPPPPSPPPPVHSPPPPSPPPPVPSPPPPSPPPPVHSPPPPVYSPPPPSPPPPVHSPPPPSPPPPSPPPPVHSPPPPVHSPPPPVHSPPPPVHSPPPPVHSPPPPVHSPPPPVHSPPPPVRSPPPPVHSPPPPVHSPPPPVRSPPPPVYSSPPPPVYSPPPPVHSPPPPVHSPPPPKASPPPPTPTIAPPPPDDFVLPPNIGFQYSSPPPPMFPGY, from the coding sequence ATGGCGAACCTTCTAAGAGCCTCGGGCTGCggcttttttcttttcttcgcTTTTCTTTTCTCTACTACATTCTTCACAACTCCCTCTTCCGCCTTAACCGACACTGAGGTTTTCGTCATCACGCGTCGCCAGCTCCTCACGCTCAAGGAATTCGACGATCTCCCCGAGGATCACGAGCACAACGTCGATGTTAAGTTGACATTCGCTAACCCGAGGCTGAAGAACGCGTATGTCGCTCTTCAGGCTTGGAAAAAGGCTATGTATTCTGATCCGTATAACACGACTAAGAATTGGGTCGGGTCTAATGTGTGCGCCTATAACGGTGTGTTTTGCGCTCCTGCGCTGGATGACCCGAAATTGAACGTTGTGGCCGGTATTGATATTAACTCGGCCGATATTGCGGGGTATCTTCCACCGGAACTCGGGCTGTTGACAGATCTTGCATTGTTTCATATTAATACCAACAGGTTTTGTGGAATTGTGCCGGAGAGTTTCTGTAAGCTTAAACTTATGCACGAGTTCGATATCAGTAACAATCGGTTTGTTGCTGGTTTCCCTAAGGTTATTCTATGTTGGCCGGACGTGAAGTACGTCGACATCagatttaataattttgaaGGATGTTTACCTCCGGGGATCTTTGAGATGACACTCGACGCATTGATGCTCAATAATAACAGATTTACTTGCAACATTCCTGACACAATTGGAAACTCCACAGTTTCTATTGTGCTTTTCGCTAACAACAATTTCACAGGGTGTATTCCACACAGCATTGGAAAGATGTCGAACTTGAACGAGGTTCTTTTCAGTGATAACAGCCTCAGCGGCTGTTTCCCAGCGGAGATCGGACTTTTGACGAACGCAACTGTTCTTGATTGCAGTAGCAATAAGTTCGTCGGAAACTTGGCCGCGAGCTTCTCGGGATTGAAAAGTGTGGAGGAATTGAACCTTGCAAACAATAGGCTGACAGGATTTGTGGGAGAGGGTATTTGTAGCTTGCCGAGCTTGACAAATTTTACATTCTCATCTAATTATTTCAAGGGAGAGGCTAAATCATGTATGGCACCAATAAGGAAAGATCTTATTGTGGATGATAGAAATAATTGTTTGACTGACAGGCCATTCCAGAAATCTGCCAGGGCATGTTATCCGGTGTTGAAACGGACGGTGGATTGTAGCAAGGACAAGTGTGCCGGTGGAGGCCATTCACCTCCGTCGTCTCATAAACCACCATCACCTTCCACACCCTCAGTCCCTACACCATCAACACCAACTGTGCCGACACCGTCGACGCCATCCACCCCTTCAACACCCACCGTGCCAACACCATCACCACCATCAACACCCACTGAGCCAACACCATCACCACCATCAACACCCACTGAGCCAACACCATCACCACCATCAACACCCACTGTGCCAACACCATCACCACCATCAACACCCACTGTGCCAACACCATCAACGCCAACACCAACACCAACACCACCAACACCTTCTACACCCACCGTACCAACACCATCAACGCCTACAACACCAACATCGTCACCGTCACCGTCACCATCTCCTCCAGAAGAGGAAGAGCCAACTCCTGAAGCACCATCTTCAGAGCCGTTTAATCCTAGTCCAGGAGGAAAAGGAGAGTCACCAGCACCAACACCATCACCTGAATACAACTCACCTGAGCCATCACCATCACCTGAATATAACCCACCAGAGTCATCACCGTCACCGTCACCTGAGTATAACTCACCAGAAGAATCACCAAGCCCATCATCAGAGCCAAGCTCACCTCTACCTTCACCAACACCTTCTTATACACCTACATATCCTCCACCAACTCCTGAACAGTCTCCACCACCACCAACCCAATCACCACCACCACCGACCCCATCACCTCCTCCACCAGTACAATCCCCACCTCCACCAGTCTACTCACCTCCACCACCAGTGAACTCTCCACCTCCTCCAGTATACTCTCCCCCACCACCAGTATACTCACCTCCACCACCTTCCCCACCTCCACCAGTCCATTCCCCACCACCACCATCTCCACCACCTCCAGTCCCCTCACCCCCACCACCATCTCCTCCACCTCCAGTTCACTCTCCTCCTCCACCAGTCTACTCACCTCCACCACCTTCACCACCACCACCAGTTCACTCACCTCCACCACCTTCACCACCACCACCTTCCCCACCACCACCAGTACATTCTCCACCTCCTCCAGTCCACTCTCCACCACCACCAGTACATTCACCACCTCCACCAGTACATTCCCCACCCCCACCAGTCCACTCTCCACCACCACCAGTACATTCCCCACCACCACCAGTACATTCTCCACCACCACCAGTCCGGTCACCACCACCACCAGTACATTCCCCACCACCACCAGTACATTCTCCACCACCACCAGTCCGGTCTCCACCACCACCAGTATACTCATCACCACCCCCGCCAGTGTACTCACCACCCCCACCAGTTCACTCACCGCCTCCACCAGTACACTCTCCACCACCACCCAAGGCATCTCCTCCTCCTCCTACTCCTACTATTGCACCTCCACCACCGGACGACTTCGTACTCCCACCAAACATCGGATTCCAATACTCGTCGCCGCCTCCACCCATGTTCCCAGGCTACTAA